In Hippoglossus stenolepis isolate QCI-W04-F060 chromosome 13, HSTE1.2, whole genome shotgun sequence, a single genomic region encodes these proteins:
- the prkra gene encoding interferon-inducible double-stranded RNA-dependent protein kinase activator A homolog isoform X6, producing MAQEGFPSAAVKTTADSGTSLSPVETQRNIPGKTPIQILHEYGTKTGSLPVYVMEKAEGEAHQPSFVFSVTIGDVSSTGQGLSKKSAKHQAAEAALIILQKDNVEVIISAKSEVNGVAAETHTHPNSVGILQELALHRGWRLPEYSVLMECGPPHKREFTVTCRLESLSEKAVGNSKKVAKKAAAEKMFAKLLNLSGCSEITWMPTPSVRFENLKNSSTEKMCLLRRNPLSIPNTDYIQMMLELSNEQGFEVTYFDIAELTVNGQYQCLAELSTSPVTVCHGTGISCSNAHNDAAHSALQYIKIMASSK from the exons CTTGAGCCCAGTTGAAACGCAGAGGAACATTCCTGGGAAAACACCGATACAAATCCTGCATGAATATGGCACCAAAACGGGAAGTCTTCCTGTGTATGTGATGGAGAAGGCCGAGGGAGAGGCTCACCAGCCCAGCTTCGTCTTCAGCGTGACGATCGGAGACGTGAGCAGCACAG GTCAAGGTTTGAGTAAAAAGTCTGCTAAACACCAGGCTGCAGAAGCTGCCCTGATTATTCTGCAAAAAGACAATGTAGAAGT GATCATTTCTGCGAAGTCTGAGGTTAATGGTGTCGCAGCAGAAACTCACACTCATCCAAACTCAGTGGGGATACTGCAG GAGCTAGCGTTGCACCGAGGATGGCGTCTACCTGAATACTCAGTTTTAATGGAGTGTGGTCCACCACACAAGAGAGAGTTCACTGTTACCTGCCGGCTGGAGTCCCTGTCAGAGAAAG CTGTAGGAAATTCAAAAAAGGTGGCTAAAAAGGCAGCTGCGgaaaaaatgtttgcaaagcTACTAAATCTGTCAGGCTGTTCTGAAATCACATGG aTGCCTACACCAAGTGTCCGATTTGAGAACTTGAAGAACTCCTCAACAGAGAAGATGTGTTTACTGAGAAGAAACCCTCTGAGCATTCCTAACACTGATTACATCCAGATGATGTTAGAGCTGTCCAACGAGCAAGGCTTTGAGGTCACGTACTTCGACATCG CTGAGCTGACGGTGAACGGCCAGTACCAGTGTCTGGCAGAGCTGTCCACGTCCCCGGTCACCGTCTGCCACGGCACGGGCATTTCCTGTAGCAACGCGCACAACGACGCGGCACACAGCGCCCTCCAGTACATCAAGATCATGGCCTCCTCCAAGTAA
- the prkra gene encoding interferon-inducible double-stranded RNA-dependent protein kinase activator A homolog isoform X5, with translation MTQAKRGICLIINNCNFSRPSLKHREGTKVDEQCLSHVFKWLGFDVEVHLDCTSEKMLSVLRELGGRDHRQMDCVACCVLSHGLEGRVYGVDTQTVDIKDLKEPLNALNCPTLAEKPKLFFVQACQGQKEQDAVYIEADGPEPSLVCNDALKDSIPTEADFLMSMATVPSFVSFRDKKKGTWFIQSLCKNLVELVPGGLDLLSILTKVNDDVSLKTKTEGEKKQMPQQASTLRKNVVFPVPKTPSPRLPSV, from the exons ATGACTCAAGCAAAGAGAGGTATCTGCTTGATTATCAACAACTGCAATTTCTCTCGGCCCAGCCTCAAACATCGTGAGGGCACCAAGGTTGATGAAC AGTGTCTGAGCCATGTGTTTAAGTGGCTGGGCTTTGACGTTGAGGTACATCTAGACTGCACGAGTGAGAAGATGCTGTCTGTGTTGCGGGAGCTCGGTGGGAGAGACCACAGGCAGATGGACTGCGTGGCGTGCTGTGTTCTCAGCCACGGCCTGGAGGGAAGAGTTTACGGTGTAGACACTCAAACTGTCGACATCAAAGAtctgaaggagcctttgaatgCACTTAACTGCCCGACTTTAGCAGAAAAACCCAAACTGTTCTTCGTCCAGGCTTGCCAGGGCCAAAAGGAGCAGGATGCTGTGTACATCGAGGCCGATGGCCCCGAACCAAGTCTTGTTTGTAATGATGCTCTTAAAGATTCCATCCCAACAGAGGCTGATTTCCTGATGTCGATGGCCACCGTTCCTTCCTTTGTCTCTTTCAGAGATAAGAAGAAGGGCACCTGGTTTATTCAGTCATTGTGCAAAAACCTCGTCGAGTTGGTGCCAgg gGGCTTGGACCTCTTGTCCATCCTGACCAAAGTGAATGATGATGTGAGCCTCAAGACCAAAACCGAAGGTGAAAAAAAGCAAATGCCTCAGCAAGCCTCCACGCTCAGGAAGAATGTGGTCTTCCCGGTGCCTAAGACCCCTTCCCCCCGCCTGCCTTCTGTTTGA
- the prkra gene encoding interferon-inducible double-stranded RNA-dependent protein kinase activator A homolog isoform X4, with protein sequence MAQEGFPSAAVKTTADSGLSPVETQRNIPGKTPIQILHEYGTKTGSLPVYVMEKAEGEAHQPSFVFSVTIGDVSSTGQGLSKKSAKHQAAEAALIILQKDNVEVIISAKSEVNGVAAETHTHPNSVGILQELALHRGWRLPEYSVLMECGPPHKREFTVTCRLESLSEKAVGNSKKVAKKAAAEKMFAKLLNLSGCSEITWMPTPSVRFENLKNSSTEKMCLLRRNPLSIPNTDYIQMMLELSNEQGFEVTYFDIAELTVNGQYQCLAELSTSPVTVCHGTGISCSNAHNDAAHSALQYIKIMASSK encoded by the exons aTGGCGCAAGAGGGATTTCCGTCAGCAGCTGTGAAAACCACCGCAGACTCCGG CTTGAGCCCAGTTGAAACGCAGAGGAACATTCCTGGGAAAACACCGATACAAATCCTGCATGAATATGGCACCAAAACGGGAAGTCTTCCTGTGTATGTGATGGAGAAGGCCGAGGGAGAGGCTCACCAGCCCAGCTTCGTCTTCAGCGTGACGATCGGAGACGTGAGCAGCACAG GTCAAGGTTTGAGTAAAAAGTCTGCTAAACACCAGGCTGCAGAAGCTGCCCTGATTATTCTGCAAAAAGACAATGTAGAAGT GATCATTTCTGCGAAGTCTGAGGTTAATGGTGTCGCAGCAGAAACTCACACTCATCCAAACTCAGTGGGGATACTGCAG GAGCTAGCGTTGCACCGAGGATGGCGTCTACCTGAATACTCAGTTTTAATGGAGTGTGGTCCACCACACAAGAGAGAGTTCACTGTTACCTGCCGGCTGGAGTCCCTGTCAGAGAAAG CTGTAGGAAATTCAAAAAAGGTGGCTAAAAAGGCAGCTGCGgaaaaaatgtttgcaaagcTACTAAATCTGTCAGGCTGTTCTGAAATCACATGG aTGCCTACACCAAGTGTCCGATTTGAGAACTTGAAGAACTCCTCAACAGAGAAGATGTGTTTACTGAGAAGAAACCCTCTGAGCATTCCTAACACTGATTACATCCAGATGATGTTAGAGCTGTCCAACGAGCAAGGCTTTGAGGTCACGTACTTCGACATCG CTGAGCTGACGGTGAACGGCCAGTACCAGTGTCTGGCAGAGCTGTCCACGTCCCCGGTCACCGTCTGCCACGGCACGGGCATTTCCTGTAGCAACGCGCACAACGACGCGGCACACAGCGCCCTCCAGTACATCAAGATCATGGCCTCCTCCAAGTAA